A genomic segment from Triticum dicoccoides isolate Atlit2015 ecotype Zavitan chromosome 1A, WEW_v2.0, whole genome shotgun sequence encodes:
- the LOC119294848 gene encoding uncharacterized protein LOC119294848, with the protein MAAVLRSAARRLAGELPAAEMGLHRLPLHSQSQVNVWSASSAPGSAPSSLTKTKAVIKSTLLPQLIPRRTMSSSSGRAASQPADKFWLEIVGHRMKGPQNPCPMIFRKRISGVDADKAEAVFLDVMMMAKYDGNVPPNMMSSPVRALLRKALIRYMKIKWFIKEIALSLKIRVVFKLGKLNFVVICVLLYVTYGRPLSLLRRFWKILNSQGGDDSE; encoded by the exons atggctgctgtgctccgatccgcggCGAGGCGGTTGGCCGGCGAGCTGCCGGCGGCTGAGATGGGGCTCCACCGCCTCCCTCTGCACTCCCAGTCCCAG GTCAATGTTTGGAGCGCCTCATCTGCTCCTGGCTCTGCCCCCTCTTCTCTGACCAAG ACCAAGGCGGTGATCAAGAGCACCCTTCTACCACAACTCATCCCGCGCCGCACGATGTCCTCCTCCTCCGGTCGCGCCGCCTCTCAACCAGCCGACAAG TTTTGGCTTGAGATAGTGGGTCACAGGATGAAAGGTCCGCAGAATCCGTGCCCGATGATTTTCAGAAAGCGAATCAGTGGTGTGGATGCCGACAAGGCTGAAGCAGTCTTCCT CGACGTGATGATGATGGCTAAATATGATGGGAATGTTCCACCAAATATG ATGAGTAGTCCCGTTCGAGCATTGCTCCGGAAGGCGCTTATCCGATACATGAAAATTAAGTGGTTTATTAAAGAAATTGCTCTATCTCTCAAGATACGTGTCGTTTTTAAGCTGGGCAAGTTAAACTTTGTTGTCATCTGCGTGTTGCTTTACGTGACATACGGGAGGCCCCTATCTCTGCTCCGGAGGTTCTGGAAGATCCTAAATTCTCAAGGAGGCGATGACTCGGAGTAA